The Colletotrichum higginsianum IMI 349063 chromosome 2, whole genome shotgun sequence genome has a segment encoding these proteins:
- a CDS encoding Transporter particle component: MSFESVMPPYNATDPSASFLSSSCLDFLLIELVPLAFRVTRELDTAPTGDTANGTVAGAPSSTGGGASADALSFVSHSQGGGAAGGSAGGLAPSSAGGAAGSSTARKMDEDEERDAVFYRLETLGYRVGQGLVERFSRDRPRFNDTLDVIKFVCKDLWSLVFRKQVDNLKTNHRGVYVLTDNSFKPFSRMSTEAGGQAVVRAQPFLWFPCGIVRGALAALGINATVQAETNELPAAIFQIKTLPSST; encoded by the exons ATGTCGTTCGAAAGCGTCATGCCGCCGTACAATGCCACGGATCCGTCAGCCTCGTTCCTCAGCTCCTCGTGCCTagacttcctcctcatcgagCTCGTGCCGCTAGCTTTTCGCGTGACGAGGGAGCTTGACACAGCGCCGACAGGCGACACAGCGAACGGTACGGTCGCGGGGGCACCCTCGAGCACTGGTGGAGGTGCTTCAGCCGACGCGCTGTCGTTTGTGAGCCATAGCCAGGGCGGGGGTGCAGCCGGTGGCAGTGCCGGTGGTCTcgcgccgtcgagcgcgGGTGGCGCGGCTGGGAGTAGCACAGCGCGGAAAatggacgaggatgaggagcgGGATGCGGTCTTTTACCGGCTTGAGACGCTGGGGTATCGCGTCGGGCAGGGACTCGTGGAGAG ATTCTCGAGAGACCGGCCGCGGTTCAACGACACGCTCGACGTCATCAAGTTCGTCTGCAAGGACCTCTGGTCGCTGGTATTTAGGAAACAAGTGGACAACCTCAAAACGAATCACAGG GGCGTCTACGTCTTGACGGACAACTCGTTCAAGCCGTTCTCGAGGATGAGCACAGAAGCCGGCGGGCAGGCCGTTGTTCGTGCACAACCG TTCCTCTGGTTCCCCTGCGGAATTGTGCGCGGagccttggcggcgttgggGATCAACGCTACCGTTCAGGCCGAGACGAACGAACTACCGGCCGCCATCTTTCAGATCAAGACACTGCCGTCGAGTACATAA